The nucleotide window ACGCCGGCCGCGAGATCGAGCGAGCGCGCCGCAGTGGAGGACAGGGAGTGCGCAGCCGCCTCCAGCTCGTTTGCGGCAGCCGACACCGTCTTGATGATCTCGCCGACCGCGTCTTCAAAGCCGTCGGCGAGCCGCGCCATATCGGCCCTGCGCCGCTCGGCGGCAAGGTGCTCCTGCCGACTCTTTTCGGCGGCCTCTTCGCCGGCCTTGTGCTCGGCGTTGGTCTTGATCGCGGCGATCGCCTTTGCCATCCCGCCGATTTCGTCGCTGCGCCCGGCACCCGGGATCACCACATCGCGGACGCCGGCAGCCATCGCCTGCATGGCGGCGGTGAGCCGCACCAGCGGCCGGACCATGCCGAACGCCAATCCGGCGACCCCGAGCCCGATCAGCAGCACTGCAAAGCCGGACAGACTCCAAACGATGGTCGAGTAACTCCCGACCTGGCGAGCAGCTTCGGTTTCCAGTTCGGCATTTGCCGCGTGAGCGCGCTCGACGATGTCGTCGATGATGGCGCGGTGAGCCGCGTAGGCCTTTTCCAGCTTCGCATAGGCGGCTTCCGCGGCCGCCTGGTCGCCGGCGCGCAGCGCCGGGATCAGCTCCTGCTCGGCCACCGTCCAGAACTTCTGCACCTCGGCGTCGGAATCGACGGTCAGCCGTGCCTTCGCCGTAGGTTCGAGCCCGGAGGCCGACCAGTATCTGTGCCGGTCCAGATAATTGCGGCGAAGCTGTTCGAGCTTTGACGCATGCGCGCTCCATTCGGCCGGTCGGCGCAGCGCCAGCGTCGTTTCGAGATAGGCTTCGATCACATAGGCCGGCGGCGGCAGGATGTCGGCGACCAGATCGTTGCCGAGCTTGATCTGCGAATACAGCGGCCCGCCGATACGTAACTGATTCAGCGCCAGCAGATTGACTGACAGCATCGCCGTGATGCTGACCAGAACAACCACGGCGAAAGTGACGATCATCGTCGTGATCGACAGACGGATTTTCATGACGTTCGTCTCGGGAGGATCGGATTTCGATCGGATTAGTTCCGCCGGCTTAAGACGACGTTACGCCAAGCCAAATCGAGACGCGAAGATTCTACGTGCGACCGACAGATTTCCTCATGTCACAGGCGCACGAACAGGGCCGCATCGAAGATGCGGCGTCGCCGTTCGATTACTTCTAGTTCGCAAGAGTTGCGGCATACTTCCGAGCGATTAGTTCCCGGCGAGATCGGGTCACGCGCGCGCCGCCGCTTGCGGCCTTCGAGCCGCGTAGCACGGCATGGATTGCGACGATGCGGCGCGGGAGTCCATACGACCATCGTGGCACGATCGCGAATCGAATCCGCGTCACACATGGCATCGTCATTGCAAACGATCAGAATCGAGGCAGCGCCTCAGTCCGATGCAGTCGTCGGCGTCGCGGAAGAACCTTGAAGTAAGCGCAGACGCAATTGCGTGGTCGCGTAGCGCGCAGGTTAGCCGGCGCCGTGCCGCTCCAGGGAGCCTAAGGGCCTGGTTGAAACTCAACCAACGATGTCGAGCACAGACCAACTCGATGGTGCTGCCTGAACCCGAGACTCCACGCCTCGAGTCCGACGTTCGGACAAAGACGAAAATGGCCGGGTCGAGCCCGGCCATCACAAAGCTTGATCCGCGACCAGTCCTACCGAGCAAAAGCGGCCGCAGCGGCTCGCCGCGGACGTCTCCCACACCGGGCGGGGAGAACCGAGGCGTTACGCCCAGGCGCGCTCGGTCTTCAGCTTGGTCTCGTAGGCGTCGATCGACGGCTTCTTTTCCAGCGTCAGGCCGATGTCGTCGAGGCCGTTGATCAGGCAGTGCTTGCGGAACGGGTCGATCTCGAATTTGATCGCACCGCCGTCCGGGCCGCGGATTTCCTGAGCCGGCAGATCGATCGTCATCGTGGCGTTGGCGCCGCGCTCGGCGTCGTCGAACAGCTTGTCCAGATCGGCCTGCGACACACGGATCGGCAGCACGCCGTTCTTGAAGCAATTGTTGTAGAAGATGTCGCCGAACGAGGTCGAGATCACGCAGCGGATGCCGAAATCGAGCAGTGCCCAGGGGGCGTGCTCGCGGCTCGAGCCGCAACCGAAATTGTCGCCGGCGACCAGGATCTTGGCGCCGCGATAGGCCGGCTTGTTGAGAATGAAATCCGGGTTCTCGCTGCCGTCGTCCTTGTAGCGCTGCTCCGAGAACAGGCCCTTGCCGAGACCGGTGCGCTTGATGGTCTTCAGATACTGCTTGGGAATGATCATGTCGGTGTCGACATTGATGATCTTCAGCGGCGCCGCGACGCCTTCCAGCGTGGTGAACTTGTCCATCGTGAGGTCTCCGGGATTTGGAGGAAGGTCATAGCGCCCCGTCACGGGCGGTCAAGCGTCGGATACGGTATGCTGCCCGGCGCCATCAGCCTTCGGCATTGGCCTCGATCGCTTCCATATCGTCGTCCGACAGGCCGAAATGGTGGCCGATCTCGTGCACCAGAACGTGGCGGACGATCTCCCCGAGGCTGTCGTCGTGGTCGGCCCAATAATCCAGGATCGGCCGGCGGTACAGCCAGATCATGTTGGGCATCGGCGCGACGTCCTGGCTGGAACGCTGCGGCAGGCCGATGCCCTGGAACAGGCCGAGCACATCGAATTCGCTTTCCGCCCCCAGCTCGTCGAGCACCTCTTCGGTGGCGAAATCGTCGACTCTGATGACGACGTCCTCACACAGCGAGCGGAACTCGGCCGGCAGCTTGGCGAACATCTCGTGCGCCATCTGTTCCAGTTCGGCCAGCGACGGGGCTTTGGCGGCGATCCACATGACCGCCGTTGTACGCGATCGGCCGGGGGCGGCAAGCGGCTTGCGGTTGACGACGGCGCCGCGATCGGGGACGTTGCCGCGGGGCTTCGAAGGGGCGGATGGCAGCATGTATCGGGTGGAGATGGAGCGGGTCACGATCGCGGCGGCAACGCTCGGGCTGGCGCTGGCTTTGGGCCTGCCGACGGTCGCCTCGGCGCAGGCCCAACAGGCCGCTCCGGCACGTGCCGAGCGCTCGACCGACTTTTCGGCGCAGGAGCGTGCCCGGCCACCGCGGCGCCTGCCGATCTATCCGCGCGACGACGGCGACGGGGTGATTCCGCGCTACGATCCCGGCCGCAACGCGGTGCGCGACTGCAGCGCCACCTATGTGCAGGAATATCGGCCGAGCGGCACCGTCATCGTGCCGCGGATGAATTGTTTCTGGCGGCGCGGCTGAGCGC belongs to Rhodopseudomonas palustris and includes:
- a CDS encoding methyl-accepting chemotaxis protein, which produces MKIRLSITTMIVTFAVVVLVSITAMLSVNLLALNQLRIGGPLYSQIKLGNDLVADILPPPAYVIEAYLETTLALRRPAEWSAHASKLEQLRRNYLDRHRYWSASGLEPTAKARLTVDSDAEVQKFWTVAEQELIPALRAGDQAAAEAAYAKLEKAYAAHRAIIDDIVERAHAANAELETEAARQVGSYSTIVWSLSGFAVLLIGLGVAGLAFGMVRPLVRLTAAMQAMAAGVRDVVIPGAGRSDEIGGMAKAIAAIKTNAEHKAGEEAAEKSRQEHLAAERRRADMARLADGFEDAVGEIIKTVSAAANELEAAAHSLSSTAARSLDLAAGVAESSQEASAGVQSVASASEELTASVHEIGRQVQTSATVANEAADQARRTNERVGELSAAAARIGDVVELISTIAGQTNLLALNATIEAARAGDAGRGFAVVAAEVKALAEQTGKATGEIGQQITGIQAATGESVAAIKEICSIIGQMSEISSSIASAVEEQGMATKDIAVNIQHAAHGASQVDADIARVQAGARETGAASVQVLSAAQSLSSESSRLRAEVGNFLASVRAA
- the leuD gene encoding 3-isopropylmalate dehydratase small subunit, with product MDKFTTLEGVAAPLKIINVDTDMIIPKQYLKTIKRTGLGKGLFSEQRYKDDGSENPDFILNKPAYRGAKILVAGDNFGCGSSREHAPWALLDFGIRCVISTSFGDIFYNNCFKNGVLPIRVSQADLDKLFDDAERGANATMTIDLPAQEIRGPDGGAIKFEIDPFRKHCLINGLDDIGLTLEKKPSIDAYETKLKTERAWA
- a CDS encoding metallopeptidase family protein, which gives rise to MWIAAKAPSLAELEQMAHEMFAKLPAEFRSLCEDVVIRVDDFATEEVLDELGAESEFDVLGLFQGIGLPQRSSQDVAPMPNMIWLYRRPILDYWADHDDSLGEIVRHVLVHEIGHHFGLSDDDMEAIEANAEG